From a region of the Paenibacillus sp. R14(2021) genome:
- a CDS encoding response regulator transcription factor, which yields MYDVLIVDDEPIARQSLRYLADWERLGFKVRAEAEDGLQALTLLKECRFALVLTDIRMPTMNGLELIAALREFSDAQVVIMSGYDDFEYAREGLKLGVKDYLLKPVDEDELEQLLERLAAELNERQLLERRERLGITAGRDRLLRRIAHGTVAAAEIRDHMRLLGMQPHAQRYACLLAEFDFMAGGDVTDREAELKRFALRNIAEELCLDRGYVFEDAEDRLGLLLGGAAEETSPQALRAFAERLCASAANFAKETVTVGLGRGVGDVGELKQSWTEAEAALDGKFLSGPGAVLEARGKPFGDDEQTSLRGLEADVLDAVRHFRRADAQQAVGRLWDGFRTERIPEHRAKLAVLELLIQLYRIVKEQGAGHERLFDASLGEYERVMRSRTIDDLRAFAEAKINGVLDALLRMKELRPNKIVEDVRRIVQARYAENVSLRSVAQEIYMNPNYIGKLFKAHTDMTFNDYVLQVRMEKAKDLLLQTDKKVYEIAHEVGFGELDWFYKRFKTYAGVSAGDFRGAR from the coding sequence ATGTACGACGTATTAATCGTGGATGACGAGCCGATCGCCAGGCAATCATTGCGCTATCTGGCCGATTGGGAGCGCCTCGGCTTCAAGGTCCGTGCCGAGGCGGAGGACGGCCTGCAGGCATTGACCCTCTTGAAGGAATGCCGTTTCGCCCTCGTGCTGACGGACATCCGCATGCCGACGATGAACGGGCTTGAGCTGATTGCCGCACTGCGCGAGTTTTCCGATGCGCAGGTCGTCATTATGAGCGGGTACGACGACTTCGAATATGCGCGCGAAGGGCTGAAGCTCGGCGTCAAGGATTATTTGCTGAAGCCGGTCGACGAGGATGAGCTTGAGCAGCTGCTTGAGAGGCTCGCGGCGGAGCTGAACGAGCGGCAGCTGCTGGAACGGCGCGAGCGCCTCGGCATCACAGCCGGCAGAGATCGCCTGCTGCGCCGAATCGCTCACGGTACGGTTGCGGCCGCCGAGATTCGCGATCACATGCGGCTGCTCGGCATGCAGCCGCATGCACAGAGGTACGCATGCCTGCTGGCCGAGTTCGATTTCATGGCTGGCGGCGACGTGACCGACCGAGAAGCGGAGCTAAAGCGCTTCGCCTTGCGCAACATCGCGGAGGAGCTATGCTTGGACCGGGGATATGTGTTCGAAGATGCGGAGGATCGGCTCGGGCTGCTGCTCGGCGGTGCCGCAGAGGAGACGTCGCCGCAAGCGCTGCGGGCATTCGCCGAGCGGCTTTGCGCATCGGCGGCAAACTTCGCCAAGGAGACGGTAACTGTCGGCCTTGGCCGCGGCGTTGGCGATGTCGGCGAGCTGAAGCAATCGTGGACGGAGGCGGAGGCGGCACTGGACGGCAAGTTTCTGTCCGGACCAGGCGCCGTGCTGGAGGCGCGCGGCAAGCCGTTCGGTGACGACGAGCAGACTTCGCTGCGGGGGCTGGAAGCGGACGTCTTGGACGCCGTTCGCCATTTCCGCCGAGCCGACGCGCAGCAGGCGGTCGGCCGTCTATGGGACGGCTTCCGGACGGAGCGGATACCGGAGCACCGTGCGAAGCTCGCCGTGCTGGAGCTGTTGATTCAGCTGTATCGAATCGTCAAGGAGCAGGGGGCTGGACACGAGCGGCTGTTCGATGCATCGCTAGGCGAATATGAGCGCGTGATGCGGAGCCGCACGATCGATGACCTTCGGGCGTTCGCCGAGGCGAAGATCAACGGCGTGCTGGACGCATTACTTCGCATGAAGGAGCTGCGGCCGAACAAAATCGTCGAGGACGTCAGACGGATCGTACAGGCGAGGTACGCGGAGAACGTCAGCCTCCGCAGCGTCGCCCAGGAAATCTATATGAACCCGAATTATATCGGCAAGCTGTTTAAAGCGCATACGGACATGACGTTTAACGATTACGTGCTGCAGGTCCGGATGGAGAAAGCCAAGGATCTGCTGCTGCAGACCGACAAGAAAGTATACGAAATCGCGCACGAGGTCGGCTTCGGCGAGCTGGACTGGTTTTATAAGCGGTTTAAGACGTATGCGGGAGTCAGCGCAGGGGATTTTCGGGGCGCTCGCTGA
- a CDS encoding beta-galactosidase gives MDPMPHLKRENGITTLIVDGQPFTVLGGEIHNSSSSSLAYMDEKVWPYLRGLHLNTVIVPVFWELAEPVEDMFDFELVDGIVQRAREEGLRLVLLWFGLWKNGLSSYAPAWVKRDYDTYFRARYPDGAASETISPLCDAAVQADARAFGRFMKHLGEIDGDRRTVIMIQVENEVGFLGAERDYSEPANERFEGQVPAEIAQAFGTAGTWREAFGEQAGETFMAYHYARAVEAIASAGSQAYPLPMIVNAWLDQYPNRPGAYPSGGPSAKMIGVWRIGAPSIAVYAPDIYLPNFREICETYARDGNPLFIPEARRDTVSAANVFCAIGSFDAIGFSPFGIEDFLAGDVDEADASLLSTLNIEQSGFVLNGTGPYLARSYALLGSMLPVIHRYRGTGAMTGFVQQRDKGCMLSFAGCGRPHHPAGSP, from the coding sequence ATGGATCCAATGCCGCACTTGAAGCGGGAGAACGGCATCACGACGCTTATCGTTGACGGGCAGCCATTCACCGTGCTGGGCGGAGAAATTCATAATTCCAGTTCGTCCAGTCTGGCTTACATGGACGAGAAGGTTTGGCCGTATTTGCGAGGACTGCATCTGAACACGGTGATCGTCCCCGTGTTCTGGGAGTTGGCTGAGCCTGTGGAGGACATGTTCGACTTCGAGCTCGTGGACGGCATCGTCCAGAGGGCGCGGGAAGAAGGACTGCGGCTCGTGCTGCTCTGGTTCGGCCTGTGGAAGAACGGGCTGTCGAGCTACGCGCCTGCATGGGTAAAGCGGGATTACGACACCTATTTCCGTGCGCGGTATCCGGACGGGGCGGCTTCGGAGACGATCTCGCCGCTTTGCGATGCGGCGGTGCAGGCGGACGCACGGGCGTTCGGGCGGTTCATGAAGCATCTAGGTGAAATCGATGGGGATCGCCGCACCGTGATCATGATACAGGTCGAGAACGAGGTCGGCTTCCTAGGCGCGGAGCGTGATTACAGCGAACCGGCGAACGAGCGGTTCGAGGGGCAGGTGCCGGCCGAAATCGCGCAAGCATTCGGAACGGCTGGCACCTGGCGCGAGGCATTCGGCGAGCAGGCCGGGGAAACGTTCATGGCTTATCATTACGCCCGTGCTGTGGAGGCGATTGCTTCCGCGGGAAGCCAGGCGTATCCGCTGCCGATGATCGTCAACGCCTGGCTCGACCAATACCCGAACCGGCCTGGCGCTTATCCGAGCGGCGGACCTAGCGCTAAAATGATCGGCGTGTGGCGCATCGGCGCGCCGTCGATCGCGGTCTATGCGCCGGACATCTACCTGCCGAATTTCCGGGAAATATGCGAGACGTACGCGCGGGACGGCAATCCGCTTTTCATTCCGGAAGCGCGCCGCGACACGGTGTCGGCCGCTAACGTCTTCTGCGCGATCGGCAGCTTCGATGCGATTGGCTTCTCGCCGTTTGGCATCGAGGATTTTCTGGCCGGAGACGTGGACGAAGCGGACGCCTCGCTGCTCTCGACGCTGAATATCGAGCAGTCGGGCTTCGTGCTCAATGGCACGGGGCCGTATTTGGCCCGCAGCTACGCGCTGCTCGGAAGCATGCTCCCCGTCATTCATCGATACCGCGGCACGGGCGCCATGACCGGCTTCGTGCAGCAGCGGGACAAAGGCTGTATGCTCTCCTTCGCCGGCTGCGGGCGGCCTCATCATCCAGCTGGGAGCCCATGA
- a CDS encoding DUF5597 domain-containing protein, which yields MGAHEFYLAGFGYSAVFLPKRGERGKVGVVRIEEGGFDGETWRRRRVLNGDEGAYGVYLRADPEVLRVEIYRYV from the coding sequence CTGGGAGCCCATGAATTTTATTTGGCGGGTTTTGGCTATTCGGCAGTATTTTTGCCTAAGCGGGGCGAACGGGGCAAGGTCGGCGTCGTCCGAATCGAGGAGGGAGGTTTTGATGGAGAAACATGGCGCAGGCGGCGCGTGCTGAACGGAGATGAAGGGGCGTACGGCGTCTATTTACGTGCCGATCCCGAGGTGCTGCGCGTCGAAATCTATCGGTATGTCTAA
- a CDS encoding AraC family transcriptional regulator, which translates to MTSPTEQQRIELAALIEKHSGRDGVFETAIPSLYFIRRSNETEPVHSVYKPAFCFIAQGSKEIMLAQERFEYGPADNLITSMNLPVVGQIIQASFDEPYLSLRLEMSEHQILAVLKDADIQFARQENMALAIFVGQTESALLDALLRLVRLVEQPQNIAYLAPIYTKEILYLLLQGQFGAALAQIAIEGSSTYRIRDAIEFIMANFDKSMRIEELAETASMSISSFHRHFKEVTAMSPIQFQKRLRLQEARHLLLSESADAADVAFRIGYESASQFSREYSRMFGFPPREDINRLRAKFEQSVRA; encoded by the coding sequence ATGACTAGTCCAACTGAACAACAGCGGATTGAACTCGCCGCTCTCATCGAGAAACATTCTGGTCGGGACGGGGTTTTCGAAACCGCGATTCCTTCATTATATTTTATTCGCCGCTCTAACGAAACCGAGCCTGTCCATAGCGTGTACAAACCTGCCTTCTGCTTTATTGCCCAAGGCTCTAAAGAGATTATGCTGGCACAAGAACGATTCGAATACGGTCCTGCAGACAATTTAATTACATCTATGAATTTGCCGGTAGTCGGTCAGATCATCCAAGCTTCCTTCGATGAGCCGTATTTGAGTTTGAGATTAGAGATGTCGGAGCATCAAATTTTAGCGGTATTGAAAGACGCCGACATTCAATTCGCTCGGCAAGAAAACATGGCCCTTGCGATTTTCGTCGGCCAAACCGAGTCCGCGCTCCTAGATGCGCTACTGCGATTGGTCCGATTGGTGGAACAGCCGCAAAACATTGCGTACCTGGCTCCCATTTACACGAAGGAAATCTTATATTTACTGCTGCAAGGGCAGTTTGGCGCGGCGCTGGCCCAAATCGCAATAGAAGGAAGCAGTACCTATCGCATTAGGGACGCAATCGAATTCATTATGGCCAACTTCGATAAGTCGATGCGAATCGAAGAGCTTGCAGAGACTGCAAGCATGAGTATTTCCTCGTTCCACCGGCACTTTAAAGAAGTGACCGCGATGAGTCCCATCCAATTTCAAAAACGGCTGCGCCTGCAGGAAGCGCGGCATCTCTTATTATCCGAGTCCGCGGATGCAGCTGACGTGGCTTTCAGGATCGGCTATGAAAGCGCATCGCAGTTCAGCCGCGAATATTCCCGGATGTTCGGGTTTCCGCCAAGAGAAGACATCAACCGCTTACGGGCAAAATTCGAGCAAAGCGTTCGGGCGTAA
- a CDS encoding aldo/keto reductase has translation MQKVILNNGVEMPLLGYGVFQIRDHNECEQSVCDAITAGYRLIDTAASYLNEEAVGKAIKRSGVAREELFITTKLWVQDTGYERTKQAFEKSLTRLQLDYLDLYLIHQPYGDLFGSWRAMEELYREGKIRAIGVSNFHEDRLIDLILHHEVVPAVNQVETHPYNQQIENAAFMKENNVQIESWAPFAEGKNNLFQNEVLVSIAERVHKSVAQVVLRWLTQRQVVVIPKSVRKDRIIENFNIFDFELNQEDLKSIAALDTKQSLFFSHRDPEMVKWLGTRKLDI, from the coding sequence ATGCAAAAAGTGATTTTGAACAATGGTGTCGAGATGCCATTGCTTGGTTATGGCGTTTTTCAGATTAGGGATCATAATGAGTGTGAACAAAGCGTCTGTGACGCGATTACGGCGGGCTATCGACTGATTGATACTGCTGCCTCTTATCTAAATGAAGAAGCAGTTGGCAAAGCGATCAAACGAAGTGGCGTGGCAAGAGAGGAATTATTCATCACCACGAAACTTTGGGTGCAAGATACGGGTTATGAGCGCACCAAACAAGCTTTTGAAAAATCGCTGACAAGATTGCAGTTGGACTATTTGGATTTGTACTTAATTCATCAGCCCTATGGAGATCTGTTCGGCTCTTGGCGCGCGATGGAAGAGTTGTATCGTGAAGGGAAGATCCGTGCAATCGGCGTCAGTAATTTTCACGAGGATCGACTCATTGATCTGATTCTCCATCATGAAGTTGTTCCTGCCGTGAACCAGGTTGAAACGCATCCCTATAATCAACAGATCGAAAATGCAGCATTCATGAAAGAGAATAACGTGCAGATCGAATCCTGGGCGCCTTTCGCTGAAGGAAAAAATAACTTGTTCCAGAATGAGGTATTGGTATCTATAGCTGAAAGGGTTCATAAATCCGTTGCTCAGGTGGTCTTGCGTTGGTTGACGCAAAGACAAGTCGTCGTGATTCCAAAGTCTGTTCGTAAAGATCGAATAATTGAAAACTTCAACATCTTTGATTTTGAATTGAATCAAGAGGACTTGAAGTCGATAGCTGCATTAGATACGAAGCAGAGCTTGTTCTTTTCACATCGCGATCCTGAAATGGTGAAATGGCTCGGAACACGTAAACTTGATATCTAA
- a CDS encoding aldo/keto reductase: MNYVKLGNTGLDVSRLCLGCMGFGDAALWTHPWVQNEEQSRQVIKKALDLGINFFDTANVYSAGTSEEYVGRALKDYANRDEIVIATKVHFRMHEGPNGAGLSRKAIMSEIDKSLKRLGTDYVDLYQIHRWDYHTPIEETMEALHDVVRAGKARYIGASAMFAWQFQKALYVAERHGWTRFVSMQNHYNLIYREEEREMMQLCKAEGVGVIPYSPLASGRLTRDWTETTHRSETDKVQKLKYDAFAEADRAIVEQVALIAEQRGVSRAQVALAWMLQKAPVTAPIIGATKESHLESAVTALEVKLTPDEIASLEEPYVPHAVVGAL, encoded by the coding sequence ATGAACTACGTAAAACTTGGAAATACCGGATTGGACGTATCACGGCTTTGTCTTGGATGTATGGGCTTTGGCGATGCTGCGCTCTGGACTCACCCGTGGGTACAAAATGAGGAGCAAAGTCGTCAGGTGATTAAGAAGGCACTCGATCTTGGGATCAATTTCTTCGATACGGCAAACGTATATTCGGCTGGAACAAGCGAGGAATATGTTGGACGCGCTCTGAAGGATTACGCGAATCGAGATGAAATTGTCATCGCGACAAAGGTGCATTTCCGTATGCACGAAGGTCCAAACGGAGCAGGGCTTTCCCGCAAGGCGATTATGAGCGAAATAGATAAGAGCTTGAAGCGACTTGGGACCGACTATGTGGATTTGTATCAAATTCACCGCTGGGATTATCATACGCCAATCGAAGAAACGATGGAGGCGCTTCATGATGTCGTGCGAGCGGGAAAGGCTAGATATATTGGCGCTTCCGCTATGTTCGCCTGGCAGTTCCAAAAGGCGCTGTATGTTGCTGAACGCCACGGATGGACGCGGTTTGTGTCGATGCAAAATCATTATAACCTTATCTATCGGGAAGAGGAGCGCGAAATGATGCAGCTCTGCAAGGCGGAAGGAGTCGGCGTTATTCCATATAGCCCGCTTGCCTCTGGCCGCTTGACGCGTGATTGGACAGAGACAACGCACCGTTCTGAAACGGATAAGGTACAGAAGTTGAAATACGATGCATTTGCGGAGGCGGATCGTGCGATCGTGGAGCAGGTTGCGTTGATTGCAGAGCAGCGCGGTGTCTCCCGTGCGCAAGTCGCGCTTGCCTGGATGCTGCAGAAGGCACCTGTTACCGCACCGATCATCGGCGCCACGAAGGAATCACATCTCGAGAGCGCGGTCACCGCGCTGGAGGTCAAGCTAACCCCGGATGAGATTGCATCGTTAGAGGAGCCGTATGTGCCCCATGCCGTAGTAGGCGCGCTCTAA